The Desulfatitalea tepidiphila genome window below encodes:
- a CDS encoding thiolase family protein, which translates to MNKTLNDVVVVDAVRTAFGRAGEKGIFWTTRAEDLCVPLLQALIQRNPGLKPGMVEDVLWGVTNQVKEQGGTIGRMISMLAGWGWEVPGCSIDRMCASGLTAVGLGASYIAAGMADVLVCGGVEHMGHLPMGYMRDAHPRSEEVMGDASAFNMGMTAENIHDRFPKFTKEMADAYAEECQRKADEAIKAGKMKEMIIPVEATLADGTRQIMDKDQHPRPGTDMAGLSTLKTPFRENGGRVTAGNASGLNDGAAAVLVTSAKKCAELGLKPAMRWIATAVASVDPRVMGIAPVPATEKALAKAGMTIDDMDIIEINEAFAVQALYFLDHFGLKPDEPRVNIWGGAIAYGHPLAASGPRLIAFLKGLFKENPQARYGLTTMCVGRGQGYTMIWENLLR; encoded by the coding sequence ATGAATAAAACCTTAAACGACGTGGTGGTGGTGGACGCGGTTCGCACGGCATTCGGCCGGGCGGGCGAAAAAGGCATTTTCTGGACCACGAGGGCCGAGGATCTTTGCGTGCCGTTGCTTCAGGCGCTGATCCAGCGAAACCCCGGCCTGAAGCCCGGCATGGTGGAAGACGTGTTGTGGGGTGTCACCAATCAGGTCAAGGAGCAGGGGGGTACCATCGGCCGAATGATTTCCATGCTGGCCGGTTGGGGATGGGAGGTGCCCGGATGTTCCATCGATCGCATGTGCGCCAGCGGCCTGACGGCCGTTGGACTGGGCGCTTCCTATATCGCCGCCGGCATGGCCGACGTTCTGGTGTGCGGTGGAGTCGAACACATGGGACACCTTCCCATGGGATACATGCGTGACGCGCATCCGCGCTCCGAAGAGGTGATGGGGGATGCGTCGGCCTTCAACATGGGCATGACCGCGGAAAATATCCACGACCGCTTTCCAAAATTTACCAAGGAGATGGCCGATGCCTATGCCGAAGAGTGCCAGCGCAAGGCCGACGAGGCCATCAAGGCCGGGAAGATGAAGGAGATGATCATTCCCGTGGAGGCAACCCTGGCCGACGGCACGCGGCAGATCATGGACAAAGACCAGCACCCGCGGCCGGGTACCGACATGGCCGGTTTGTCGACCCTCAAAACCCCCTTCCGTGAGAATGGCGGCCGGGTGACGGCCGGCAATGCCTCAGGATTGAACGACGGTGCGGCCGCCGTGTTGGTGACCAGCGCAAAAAAATGCGCCGAACTGGGACTCAAGCCCGCCATGCGCTGGATCGCAACGGCCGTCGCTTCGGTGGATCCCCGGGTCATGGGCATCGCCCCGGTGCCGGCCACGGAAAAGGCCCTGGCCAAGGCGGGTATGACCATCGACGATATGGATATCATCGAAATCAACGAGGCGTTCGCCGTTCAGGCCCTGTACTTTCTCGATCACTTCGGCCTCAAACCCGATGAACCCAGGGTCAACATCTGGGGCGGGGCCATCGCTTACGGCCATCCCCTGGCCGCTTCGGGCCCCCGGCTGATCGCGTTCCTCAAAGGGCTTTTCAAGGAAAACCCCCAGGCGCGTTACGGATTGACCACCATGTGTGTGGGCCGCGGTCAAGGCTACACCATGATTTGGGAAAACCTCTTGCGATAG
- the ypfJ gene encoding KPN_02809 family neutral zinc metallopeptidase, producing MRWTSGRRSSNVEDRRGGRVSRKVAGGGIGTLILVLVALYFGMDPSELLQQTGSLSSTSSQNAPYEQTAQEQKLVEFVSVVLADTEDTWNAIFAKSGHSYIEPKLVLFSGAVQSACGYAQSATGPFYCPADQKVYLDLDFFQEMKQRFQAPGDFAQAYVIAHEIGHHVQTLTGLMNKVQTARQRLPKSQSNELLVRLELQADCFAGLWAHHAHRARQIIEEGDIEEALNAANAIGDDRLQMQSRGYVVPDAFTHGTSAQRVKWFKRGFTTGSYGACNTFDTDDL from the coding sequence ATGAGATGGACGAGCGGTCGCAGAAGTTCGAATGTCGAGGACCGACGTGGCGGAAGGGTCTCACGCAAAGTGGCGGGCGGCGGCATCGGCACCCTCATCCTGGTTCTAGTGGCACTCTACTTCGGCATGGATCCTTCGGAATTGTTGCAGCAGACCGGCAGCCTGAGTTCCACCTCGTCCCAGAACGCACCTTATGAACAGACCGCCCAGGAACAGAAGCTGGTCGAATTCGTCTCCGTTGTCCTGGCCGATACCGAAGATACCTGGAACGCCATCTTCGCCAAAAGCGGCCATTCATACATCGAGCCCAAGCTGGTGCTCTTCTCGGGTGCCGTACAATCCGCCTGCGGCTATGCCCAGTCGGCCACCGGACCTTTTTATTGCCCGGCCGACCAGAAGGTCTATCTCGACCTGGACTTTTTCCAGGAGATGAAGCAGCGATTCCAGGCGCCCGGCGACTTTGCCCAGGCCTACGTCATCGCCCACGAGATAGGGCACCACGTACAAACCTTGACGGGGCTCATGAACAAGGTTCAGACCGCACGCCAGAGGCTCCCTAAATCTCAATCCAATGAACTGCTGGTGCGGCTGGAGCTCCAGGCCGACTGCTTTGCCGGGCTGTGGGCCCACCACGCCCATCGGGCGCGGCAGATCATCGAGGAAGGGGATATCGAAGAGGCGCTCAACGCCGCCAATGCCATCGGCGATGACCGTCTCCAGATGCAAAGCCGGGGGTATGTGGTGCCCGACGCCTTTACCCACGGCACTTCGGCCCAGCGCGTCAAATGGTTCAAGCGCGGATTCACCACCGGCAGCTATGGCGCCTGCAACACCTTCGATACCGACGATTTATAG
- a CDS encoding outer membrane protein: MRKWMVLMSLVLMTALAGNGSQAWAAEGFYAGIQGGVAMLEDAEAEPAKSEMETGYVLSGLAGYDFGPFRFEGEIAYRENDIDKVTVLNSDTDSSGDVSAWAFMVNGYFDFENRTAFTPYIGAGIGYARVEIDGKATYGGSTTVKWDDHDSGLAYQLMAGVAWDLSDTIVVDMSYRYLDCDDIEIAGTSNWGFTVEDEIDYESHNFMIGLKWFF; this comes from the coding sequence ATGCGCAAATGGATGGTTCTGATGTCATTGGTGCTGATGACTGCGCTGGCGGGCAATGGTTCGCAGGCCTGGGCGGCCGAAGGGTTTTATGCGGGAATTCAAGGCGGGGTGGCGATGCTGGAAGACGCTGAAGCGGAACCGGCCAAATCCGAAATGGAAACCGGTTATGTCCTTTCCGGCCTGGCGGGATATGATTTCGGCCCTTTTCGCTTTGAAGGGGAGATCGCCTACCGGGAAAACGACATCGACAAGGTCACCGTCTTAAATAGCGACACGGATTCCAGCGGCGATGTGAGCGCGTGGGCATTCATGGTCAACGGGTATTTCGACTTCGAAAACCGCACCGCTTTCACACCCTATATCGGAGCCGGCATCGGATATGCCCGCGTGGAGATCGACGGGAAGGCCACTTATGGCGGCAGTACGACCGTCAAGTGGGATGACCACGACAGCGGACTGGCCTACCAGTTGATGGCCGGCGTCGCCTGGGACCTGTCGGATACGATCGTTGTGGATATGTCCTATCGCTACCTGGATTGCGATGACATCGAAATCGCCGGAACATCCAATTGGGGTTTTACTGTTGAAGATGAGATCGATTACGAGAGCCACAATTTCATGATCGGTCTCAAGTGGTTTTTCTAA
- a CDS encoding acyl-CoA carboxylase subunit beta codes for MSYPHDGNPENSESIRPELAELIERTALGLDENRPEAVARRQKKNQRTTRTNVEDFCDPDSFIEYGGLAIAAQRMRRSEEELRVKTPADGLIAGIGSVNGDLFGEENSRCLILAYDYTVLAGTQGHFSHKKMDRMLKLAHDQAIPLILFAEGGGGRPGDVDAGGVVIAGLDLSTFALFGGFSGKAPLVGIVSGPCFAGNAALLGCCDVIIAARNSNIGMGGPVMIEGGGLGVFRPEEVGPMDVQTANGVVDIPVADDVEAVAVAKRYLSYFQGRTKDWQAPDPMPLRDIIPENRRRTYDMKRVIEGIADVGSFLQLRPDYGQGIIAGFIRIEGHPFGVIANNCQHMAGAIEAEDADNAARLMQICNVHGVPILSLIDTPGFMVGPEIETRAQVRHVCRMFVIGSHVSVPYFSVVTRRGYGLGAMAMARGGFHESAFTASWPTGEFGGMGLEGAVKAGFKRELEAQQDPQAREALFNQLLSQLYERGKAVNMAAYLEIDAVIDPADTRRWIMKGFMSAPSRTAKEANQPYIDPV; via the coding sequence ATGAGTTACCCGCACGATGGCAATCCTGAAAATAGCGAGTCCATTCGACCCGAGCTGGCCGAGCTGATCGAGCGCACCGCACTGGGTCTCGATGAAAACCGGCCGGAGGCGGTCGCCCGTCGTCAGAAAAAGAACCAACGCACGACACGCACCAATGTGGAAGACTTTTGTGATCCCGACAGTTTTATCGAGTATGGCGGGTTGGCCATCGCCGCCCAGCGCATGCGCAGAAGTGAAGAAGAATTGAGAGTCAAGACACCGGCCGACGGCCTGATCGCCGGTATCGGATCGGTCAATGGCGACCTGTTTGGCGAAGAGAACTCCCGTTGTCTGATATTGGCCTACGATTACACGGTGCTGGCCGGGACCCAGGGCCATTTCAGCCACAAAAAGATGGACCGCATGTTGAAGCTGGCCCACGATCAGGCGATTCCCCTGATCCTGTTCGCCGAGGGCGGCGGCGGAAGACCCGGTGATGTGGATGCCGGCGGCGTGGTCATCGCCGGCCTGGATCTCTCCACCTTTGCCCTGTTCGGCGGGTTCAGCGGCAAGGCGCCGCTGGTGGGCATCGTTTCCGGCCCCTGTTTCGCGGGTAACGCTGCTCTGCTGGGTTGCTGCGACGTGATTATCGCCGCCCGGAATTCAAATATCGGCATGGGCGGACCGGTGATGATCGAGGGCGGGGGGCTGGGCGTCTTCCGGCCCGAAGAGGTCGGTCCCATGGATGTGCAGACGGCCAACGGTGTCGTGGATATCCCGGTGGCGGACGATGTCGAGGCCGTTGCCGTGGCCAAGCGATATCTCTCCTATTTTCAGGGTCGGACCAAGGATTGGCAGGCGCCCGATCCGATGCCCCTGCGCGACATCATCCCGGAAAACCGGCGGCGCACCTACGACATGAAGCGGGTCATCGAGGGCATCGCCGATGTGGGGTCGTTCCTGCAGCTGCGACCCGACTACGGCCAGGGGATCATCGCGGGATTTATCCGTATCGAAGGCCATCCGTTCGGCGTCATCGCCAACAACTGCCAGCACATGGCGGGCGCCATCGAAGCCGAGGATGCCGACAATGCGGCCCGCTTGATGCAGATCTGCAATGTGCACGGCGTCCCCATCCTGAGCCTCATCGACACCCCCGGCTTCATGGTCGGTCCGGAGATCGAAACCCGGGCCCAGGTGCGACATGTGTGCCGCATGTTTGTCATCGGCTCCCATGTGTCGGTGCCCTACTTCTCGGTGGTGACCCGCAGGGGATACGGCCTGGGCGCCATGGCCATGGCCAGGGGCGGTTTTCACGAATCCGCCTTTACCGCCTCATGGCCCACCGGCGAGTTCGGCGGCATGGGTCTGGAAGGCGCGGTCAAGGCCGGGTTCAAGAGGGAACTCGAAGCCCAGCAGGACCCCCAGGCCAGGGAAGCGCTTTTCAATCAGCTGCTCAGCCAGCTCTACGAGCGCGGCAAGGCGGTCAACATGGCCGCCTACCTGGAGATCGACGCGGTGATCGATCCGGCCGATACCCGCCGGTGGATCATGAAAGGGTTCATGTCGGCACCCAGTCGAACGGCCAAGGAAGCCAATCAACCCTATATCGATCCGGTTTAA
- a CDS encoding SDR family oxidoreductase, with protein sequence MSLRQLMDLSGKVAVITGGSRGLGLQMTEALGELGAKVAITARKQHELDAAAEQLSAQGIDVLTCSADLSRYETIPTVVDRVIEKFGRIDILVNNAGTTWGAPAEDHPADAWHKVLNLNVNALFFLTQLVAKRCMIPNRWGKVINVASVAGLMGNPPGMDTIAYNTSKGAVVNFTRALAAEWGKYNINVNAICPGVFPTKIAKVLVDTMSDMILATTPLGRMGGPEDLKGLVALFASEAGRHITGQWVAVDGGASVI encoded by the coding sequence ATGAGCTTACGGCAATTGATGGATCTATCGGGGAAAGTGGCGGTCATTACCGGCGGATCGCGGGGGCTCGGCCTTCAGATGACCGAGGCGCTGGGTGAATTGGGTGCCAAGGTGGCCATCACCGCCCGCAAACAACATGAGCTGGACGCGGCCGCCGAGCAGCTGTCGGCCCAAGGCATCGACGTATTGACCTGTTCAGCCGACCTGTCCCGATACGAGACCATACCCACCGTGGTGGACCGCGTCATCGAAAAGTTCGGCCGGATCGACATCCTGGTCAACAACGCGGGAACCACCTGGGGTGCCCCGGCCGAGGATCATCCGGCCGACGCCTGGCACAAGGTGCTCAACCTCAATGTCAATGCGCTTTTCTTCCTGACCCAACTCGTCGCCAAACGCTGCATGATTCCCAACCGGTGGGGCAAGGTCATCAACGTCGCTTCGGTGGCCGGACTGATGGGCAACCCGCCGGGCATGGATACCATCGCCTACAACACCAGCAAGGGGGCCGTGGTCAATTTCACCCGCGCCCTGGCCGCCGAGTGGGGCAAGTACAACATCAACGTGAACGCCATCTGCCCAGGTGTTTTTCCGACCAAAATCGCCAAAGTCCTGGTGGACACCATGAGCGACATGATTCTGGCCACGACCCCGCTGGGCCGCATGGGCGGGCCGGAAGATCTCAAGGGGCTGGTGGCGCTCTTCGCCTCGGAGGCCGGCCGTCACATTACCGGACAGTGGGTGGCGGTCGACGGCGGCGCATCGGTGATTTAA
- a CDS encoding MFS transporter, translating to MNAGRWRSFGRSCGQNYGWINLVGLMLVYGSLCGNITYAYGVFLPAMSEHFHWSRSALSGPYTLFFIIGGLLGPAAGTAISRFGARRNIIFCNLLAVAGLFGMSKVTTVWHLYIWFGLIIGVVIAFGEFIPVTSVINNWYVRKRSVAMGLLFAAGGMGGFVMPPVIGALIGAHGWQQAWAWLAGFHLVLAVAAGGLIIRNHPGDVGLEVDGRRPSAPVDDALQLPELLLSSTEIDYTVRQALRSPALWMIVALFSIILFATNILGTHQVAYLQDLGFSPIGSAAALGTMLGCSIIGRLLCGVLGMRYDGRRLAAAFLTGMGLGMLCLMWARSILFIYAYSILTGIGFGGMIVLMPQLLSHYFGRANYARILGWTIPVVTLVSAAGPVLAGALYDATGKYDIPLAITVAAIAAGIAICARMPARSDNHLKPKHLPAMP from the coding sequence ATGAACGCGGGGCGTTGGCGCTCTTTCGGCCGATCATGCGGCCAGAATTACGGGTGGATCAATCTGGTCGGGCTCATGTTGGTCTACGGCAGCCTGTGCGGCAATATCACCTATGCCTACGGCGTCTTCCTTCCGGCCATGTCCGAACACTTCCACTGGAGCCGATCCGCCCTCTCCGGCCCATACACCCTCTTTTTCATCATCGGCGGCCTGCTCGGGCCGGCGGCCGGCACGGCCATTTCGCGCTTCGGCGCGCGCAGGAACATCATCTTCTGCAACCTGTTGGCGGTGGCGGGCCTCTTCGGCATGTCGAAAGTCACCACCGTATGGCACCTCTATATCTGGTTCGGACTGATCATCGGGGTCGTTATCGCCTTCGGCGAGTTCATTCCCGTCACTTCGGTGATCAACAACTGGTATGTGCGAAAACGATCCGTGGCCATGGGATTGCTCTTCGCGGCGGGCGGCATGGGCGGGTTTGTCATGCCGCCGGTGATCGGCGCGCTGATCGGCGCGCATGGATGGCAGCAGGCCTGGGCCTGGCTGGCCGGGTTTCACCTGGTACTGGCAGTGGCCGCGGGCGGCCTGATCATCCGCAACCACCCCGGCGACGTAGGCCTGGAAGTCGACGGCCGTCGCCCCTCCGCGCCCGTCGATGATGCCTTGCAACTGCCCGAATTGTTACTCAGTTCCACGGAAATCGATTACACCGTCCGACAGGCGTTGCGGTCCCCGGCGTTGTGGATGATCGTCGCGCTTTTTTCGATCATCCTGTTTGCGACCAATATACTGGGCACCCACCAGGTTGCCTACCTGCAGGACCTGGGCTTTTCGCCCATCGGTTCGGCCGCGGCCCTGGGCACGATGCTCGGCTGCAGTATCATCGGCCGGCTGCTGTGCGGGGTGTTGGGCATGCGCTACGACGGCCGCCGGCTGGCCGCCGCGTTTCTCACCGGCATGGGGCTGGGCATGCTCTGCTTGATGTGGGCCCGGTCGATCCTTTTCATCTATGCCTATTCGATTCTGACTGGCATCGGCTTCGGCGGCATGATCGTTCTGATGCCCCAGCTGTTGAGCCACTATTTCGGGCGCGCCAACTATGCCCGCATCCTGGGCTGGACCATTCCGGTGGTCACGCTGGTGAGCGCCGCAGGCCCGGTGCTGGCCGGTGCGCTCTACGATGCCACCGGCAAGTATGACATTCCGCTGGCCATCACGGTGGCGGCCATTGCGGCGGGTATCGCCATCTGCGCCCGCATGCCCGCCCGTTCCGACAACCATCTAAAACCCAAACATCTACCGGCCATGCCATAA
- a CDS encoding nitroreductase family protein: MSWVTIDQEKCTTCGICVLRCPRCFSLKDEKVSVQADEKCCIVCGHCVSLCPADAITHHRMDMNNFEPVGTPVQFPSDAFMRFIRERRSHRQFKKKEVAKTTIQQLIEAARYAPTGSNVQSVEIIVLETDDRKKRLSDLTIDFFVEMGANAAETLKSMPAGPATPARLLVEKLVRYRENMLQAKSVGYDPIFHHAPVVLMFHSLLETSTPKDNCVIASTTVGLFARTLGLECTYIGLLEIAARSYPPLAEAIGLPEGHQIQSVLIVGYPKLKYLRLVDRNRIRVRWE, from the coding sequence ATGAGTTGGGTCACCATCGACCAGGAAAAATGCACCACTTGCGGTATCTGCGTCCTGCGTTGCCCGCGCTGTTTCAGCCTGAAAGACGAAAAGGTGTCGGTCCAGGCCGACGAGAAATGCTGCATCGTCTGCGGCCACTGCGTCTCCCTGTGCCCCGCGGACGCCATCACCCACCACCGCATGGACATGAACAACTTCGAACCCGTCGGCACCCCGGTGCAATTCCCGTCCGATGCCTTCATGCGCTTTATCCGGGAACGCCGTAGCCACCGCCAATTCAAGAAAAAAGAGGTGGCCAAAACGACCATCCAGCAACTCATCGAGGCGGCTCGATATGCGCCCACCGGCAGCAATGTGCAAAGCGTTGAAATCATCGTGCTGGAAACCGACGACCGCAAAAAGCGTCTCTCCGATCTCACCATCGACTTTTTTGTCGAAATGGGCGCCAATGCCGCCGAAACGCTCAAGTCCATGCCGGCCGGCCCGGCCACGCCGGCACGGCTGCTGGTGGAAAAGCTGGTGCGTTACCGGGAAAACATGCTGCAGGCCAAATCGGTGGGCTACGACCCGATTTTCCACCACGCACCGGTGGTGCTGATGTTTCATTCCCTATTGGAAACGAGCACCCCCAAGGACAACTGCGTCATCGCGTCGACCACGGTGGGACTGTTCGCCCGCACCCTGGGACTGGAGTGCACCTATATCGGGCTGCTGGAGATCGCCGCCCGGTCGTATCCGCCCCTGGCCGAGGCCATCGGGCTGCCCGAAGGGCATCAGATTCAAAGCGTGCTGATCGTCGGTTACCCCAAACTCAAGTATCTGCGTCTGGTCGACCGCAACCGCATCCGGGTTCGCTGGGAATAG
- a CDS encoding AMP-binding protein, translated as MDDTFYDGKPWLRTYPDWLSTPFPGSYETVLDKFRRAVDRYPQAPCMFYFEGAVSYSETAALADALATALDDMGVRPGDRVLFVLQNIPQAIVASVAVWQLGGIVVPVNPMYTARDLTHLIADSGARLVICEDLLYEKSVRAAATECQVITTSALDLLGAQQSMPAQLAGIRRQIFADTEDWMGLLDRFAGRRIAGRPPGPEDIAYLVYTSGTTGPPKGAMISHANIDHNCFVYQTAARLDRSDVVWGVAPLFHITGIVAHQAIAFHLGIPVVLHNRFDAADALRLLETHGVTFSVASITVYIALLNHPASKASNLAAFQKAYSGGAPVSPATVAKFKEALGLTIYNVYGLTESASPATITPLGMEGPVDAETGALSVGLIIPGIEAWIVDVNDAARPMPPGQEGELVLRGPSIVRGYWQKPEETARAIVDGRFHTGDVAKIDENGWCYIVDRKKDLINVSGFKVWPRDVEDVLYQHPAVREAAVVGVPDDYRGETVKAFVSLSEAFKGRTTSEELIQFCKERLAAYKYPRIVEIIDDVPKTVTGKLLRRELKNRSVAPAGS; from the coding sequence ATGGACGACACTTTCTACGACGGCAAACCCTGGTTGCGGACCTACCCCGATTGGCTTTCCACCCCATTCCCGGGCAGCTATGAAACGGTTCTGGACAAATTCAGGCGGGCGGTCGATCGCTATCCGCAAGCCCCCTGCATGTTCTACTTCGAGGGGGCCGTCAGCTACTCGGAGACCGCCGCCTTGGCCGATGCCCTGGCGACGGCCCTCGACGACATGGGCGTGCGGCCGGGGGATCGGGTCCTTTTCGTTCTGCAGAACATTCCCCAGGCGATCGTTGCCTCGGTGGCGGTCTGGCAGCTGGGCGGGATCGTGGTGCCGGTCAACCCGATGTACACCGCCAGGGACCTGACGCACCTGATCGCCGACAGCGGGGCGCGCTTGGTGATCTGTGAGGACCTGCTCTACGAGAAGAGCGTGCGTGCCGCTGCGACCGAGTGTCAGGTGATCACGACTTCGGCGCTCGATCTGCTGGGGGCGCAGCAGTCCATGCCGGCCCAGCTGGCCGGCATTCGCCGGCAGATCTTCGCCGACACCGAGGATTGGATGGGACTGCTCGACAGGTTCGCCGGGCGCCGGATCGCCGGCCGTCCGCCGGGCCCCGAAGACATCGCCTACCTGGTCTACACCTCCGGCACCACCGGCCCGCCCAAGGGAGCCATGATCTCCCATGCCAACATCGACCACAACTGCTTCGTGTACCAGACCGCGGCCCGGTTGGATCGCAGCGACGTGGTCTGGGGGGTCGCACCGCTGTTCCACATCACCGGCATCGTGGCCCACCAGGCGATCGCTTTTCATCTGGGGATCCCGGTGGTGCTTCACAACCGTTTCGACGCCGCCGATGCGCTCCGGCTGCTGGAAACGCACGGAGTCACCTTCAGCGTGGCGTCGATTACCGTCTACATTGCTCTGCTGAACCATCCGGCGTCCAAGGCCAGCAACCTGGCCGCTTTTCAGAAGGCATACAGCGGCGGCGCACCGGTCTCTCCGGCAACGGTGGCCAAATTCAAGGAGGCCCTCGGGCTGACGATATACAACGTCTACGGTCTGACCGAGAGCGCCTCTCCGGCCACCATCACGCCCCTGGGAATGGAAGGGCCGGTCGACGCCGAGACCGGGGCGCTGTCGGTGGGCCTGATCATTCCCGGCATCGAGGCCTGGATCGTGGATGTGAACGACGCCGCCAGGCCCATGCCGCCGGGCCAGGAGGGCGAGTTGGTGCTGCGCGGGCCGAGCATCGTGCGGGGCTACTGGCAAAAGCCGGAAGAGACGGCCAGGGCCATCGTGGACGGCCGCTTTCACACCGGCGACGTGGCCAAGATCGACGAAAACGGGTGGTGCTACATCGTCGACCGCAAAAAGGACCTGATCAATGTGTCCGGATTCAAGGTGTGGCCGCGGGATGTGGAGGATGTGCTCTACCAGCATCCCGCGGTGCGGGAGGCGGCGGTGGTCGGGGTGCCCGACGATTACCGCGGGGAGACGGTCAAGGCTTTCGTCTCCCTGTCAGAGGCATTCAAGGGCCGCACCACCTCCGAGGAGCTGATCCAATTCTGCAAGGAGCGATTGGCAGCCTACAAATATCCGCGTATCGTGGAGATCATCGACGACGTGCCGAAGACCGTCACCGGCAAACTGCTGCGGCGCGAACTCAAGAACCGGTCGGTTGCGCCTGCCGGGAGCTGA
- a CDS encoding SDR family NAD(P)-dependent oxidoreductase, which produces MNLDMFSLSGKVAMVTGSSKGLGRAAAMALAKAGADIAVCGRNPDDIDAAVAEVRKQGRQAAGFAFDVTRKESVDQGVAEILARFGRVDILFNNAGTNYRVPVLDYPEAEWDRILSTNLKAYYLVAQAVVPQMIERGYGKVINMSSILGHVGLQNQLAYASSKGGVEQMTKVMALEWARAGVRVNAIAPTYFETEMVKQIRHDRERFDFINERTPMGRWGKLEEIEGIVIFLAAPASDFITGQSILIDGGWTAW; this is translated from the coding sequence ATGAACCTCGATATGTTTTCACTCAGTGGCAAAGTCGCCATGGTGACCGGCAGCTCGAAAGGCCTGGGCCGCGCGGCGGCCATGGCGTTGGCCAAGGCCGGAGCGGACATTGCCGTGTGCGGCCGCAATCCGGACGATATCGATGCGGCGGTAGCGGAGGTCCGCAAACAGGGCCGTCAGGCTGCGGGTTTTGCATTCGATGTCACCCGTAAAGAGAGCGTGGACCAGGGTGTGGCGGAGATACTGGCGCGTTTCGGAAGGGTGGATATTCTCTTCAACAATGCGGGCACCAACTATCGCGTGCCGGTCCTCGACTATCCGGAAGCGGAGTGGGATCGCATCCTCTCCACCAATCTGAAAGCCTACTACCTGGTGGCCCAGGCGGTGGTGCCCCAGATGATCGAACGCGGTTACGGCAAGGTGATCAACATGAGTTCGATTCTGGGGCATGTGGGCCTGCAGAACCAACTCGCCTATGCCTCATCCAAGGGGGGCGTCGAGCAGATGACCAAGGTGATGGCCCTGGAGTGGGCCAGGGCCGGAGTGCGGGTTAACGCCATTGCGCCGACCTATTTTGAAACCGAGATGGTCAAGCAGATCCGGCATGACCGGGAGCGCTTCGACTTCATCAACGAGCGCACCCCCATGGGCCGTTGGGGCAAGCTCGAGGAGATCGAGGGCATCGTCATCTTCCTGGCCGCTCCGGCATCCGATTTCATCACCGGCCAGAGCATCCTGATCGACGGCGGCTGGACCGCCTGGTAG
- a CDS encoding ABC transporter ATP-binding protein: MMLQVESMNTFYGKSHILQDVSFSVDRGEVVALLGRNGVGKTTSLRSVMGLTTPRSGAVRFKGVDMRGKPAYAISKAGMAYMPDDLRIFPDLTCEENLEIARRLSGRDGHWTRERVEALFPVLGERRKQMGILLSGGEKKMLGMGRALMANPDMVLLDEPSEGLAPLIVDNLARVIEEIRDTGMTILLADQNLKFCRRVCARGYILEKGCIVHTDSIAAIWDNESIIKQYLAL, translated from the coding sequence ATGATGCTTCAGGTCGAGTCGATGAATACCTTCTACGGCAAGTCGCATATTCTTCAGGATGTCTCCTTTTCGGTGGACAGGGGAGAGGTGGTGGCCTTGCTCGGCCGTAACGGGGTCGGCAAGACCACCTCTTTGCGTTCGGTGATGGGGCTCACCACGCCGCGCAGCGGTGCGGTTCGGTTCAAAGGGGTGGACATGCGCGGCAAGCCCGCCTATGCCATCTCCAAGGCGGGCATGGCCTATATGCCGGATGACCTGCGCATCTTTCCAGACCTGACCTGCGAGGAGAACCTGGAGATCGCGCGGCGGCTTTCGGGCCGGGACGGGCACTGGACGCGTGAACGGGTGGAGGCGCTCTTCCCGGTCCTCGGCGAACGCCGCAAACAAATGGGAATTCTTCTTTCCGGAGGAGAGAAGAAAATGCTCGGCATGGGACGGGCCTTGATGGCCAATCCGGACATGGTCCTGCTGGACGAGCCCTCTGAAGGTCTGGCCCCGTTGATCGTGGACAACCTGGCCAGGGTGATCGAAGAGATCCGCGACACGGGTATGACCATCCTGCTGGCCGATCAGAATCTCAAATTCTGCCGCAGGGTGTGTGCGCGAGGCTATATCCTCGAAAAGGGGTGCATCGTGCACACGGACAGCATCGCGGCGATCTGGGACAACGAGTCGATCATCAAGCAATACCTCGCCTTGTAG